A window of the Penaeus vannamei isolate JL-2024 chromosome 19, ASM4276789v1, whole genome shotgun sequence genome harbors these coding sequences:
- the LOC138865069 gene encoding uncharacterized protein, whose protein sequence is MGEKPSNQQVMGKKVLDSQVMGRGKVSGAQVMGEKASNQQVMGRGKVSGAQVMGEKPSDQQVMGKKVLNSQVMGRGKVSCAQVMEEKPSNQQVMGKKVLDSQVMGRGKVSGAQVMGEKPSNQQVMGEKVLNSQVMGRGKVSGAQVMGEKASNQQVMGRGKVSCAQVMGEKPSNQQVMGKKVLDSQVMGRGKVSCAQVMGEKPSNQQVMGKKVLNSQVMGRGKVSCAQVMGEKPSNQQVMGKKVLDSQVMGRGKVSCAQVMGEKPSNQQVMGKKVLDSQVMGRGKVSGAQVMGEKPSNQQVMGEKVLNSQVMGRGKVSGAQVMGKKVLDSQVMGRGKVSCAQVMGEKPSNQQVMGKKVLNSQVMGRGKVSCAQVMGEKPSDQQVMGEKVLNSQVMGRGKVSCAQVMGEKPSNQQVMGEKVLDSQVMGRGKVSGAQVMGRGKVSGAQVMGEKPSNQQVMGKTVLNSQVMGRGKVSGAQVMGEKASNQQVMGRGKVSGAQVMGEKPSDQQVMGKTVLNSQVMGRGKVSGAQVMGERASNQQVMGKVVLNSQVMGRGKVSGAQVMGRGKVSCAQVMGEKASNQQVMGKKVLNPQVMGNKLSEQQVTGKEVSYSQGVGV, encoded by the exons ATGGGGGAGAAGCCATCAAATCAACAGGTAATGGGAAAGAAGGTTTTAGACTCACAGGtaatgggtagagggaaggtatCAGGTGCACAGGTAATGGGGGAGAAGGCATCAAATCAACAG GtaatgggtagagggaaggtatCAGGAGCACAGGTAATGGGGGAGAAGCCATCAGATCAACAGGTAATGGGAAAGAAGGTTTTAAATTCACAGGtaatgggtagagggaaggtatCATGTGCACAGGTAATGGAGGAGAAGCCATCAAATCAACAGGTAATGGGAAAGAAGGTTTTAGACTCACAG GtaatgggtagagggaaggtatCAGGTGCACAGGTAATGGGGGAGAAGCCATCAAATCAACAGGTAATGGGAGAGAAGGTTTTAAATTCACAGGtaatgggtagagggaaggtatCAGGTGCACAGGTAATGGGGGAGAAGGCATCAAATCAACAG GtaatgggtagagggaaggtatCATGTGCACAGGTAATGGGGGAGAAGCCATCAAATCAACAGGTAATGGGAAAGAAGGTTTTAGATTCACAGGtaatgggtagagggaaggtgTCATGTGCACAGGTAATGGGGGAGAAGCCATCAAATCAACAGGTAATGGGAAAGAAGGTTTTAAATTCACAG GtaatgggtagagggaaggtgTCATGTGCACAGGTAATGGGGGAGAAGCCATCAAATCAACAGGTAATGGGAAAGAAGGTTTTAGATTCACAGGtaatgggtagagggaaggtatCATGTGCACAGGTAATGGGGGAGAAGCCATCAAATCAACAGGTAATGGGAAAGAAGGTTTTAGATTCACAG GtaatgggtagagggaaggtatCAGGTGCACAGGTAATGGGGGAGAAGCCATCAAATCAACAGGTAATGGGAGAGAAGGTTTTAAATTCACAGGtaatgggtagagggaaggtatCAGGTGCACAG GTAATGGGAAAGAAGGTTTTAGATTCACAGGtaatgggtagagggaaggtgTCATGTGCACAGGTAATGGGGGAGAAGCCATCAAATCAACAGGTAATGGGAAAGAAGGTTTTAAATTCACAGGtaatgggtagagggaaggtatCATGTGCACAGGTAATGGGGGAGAAGCCATCAGATCAACAGGTAATGGGAGAGAAGGTTTTAAATTCACAG GtaatgggtagagggaaggtatCATGTGCACAGGTAATGGGGGAGAAGCCATCAAATCAACAGGTAATGGGAGAGAAGGTTTTAGATTCACAGGtaatgggtagagggaaggtatCAGGTGCACAG GtaatgggtagagggaaggtatCAGGTGCACAGGTAATGGGGGAGAAGCCATCAAATCAACAGGTAATGGGAAAGACGGTTTTAAATTCACAGGtaatgggtagagggaaggtatCAGGTGCACAGGTAATGGGGGAGAAGGCATCAAATCAACAG GtaatgggtagagggaaggtatCAGGTGCACAGGTAATGGGGGAGAAGCCATCAGATCAACAGGTAATGGGAAAGACGGTTTTAAATTCACAGGtaatgggtagagggaaggtatCAGGTGCACAGGTAATGGGGGAGAGGGCATCAAATCAACAGGTAATGGGAAAAGTGGTTTTAAATTCACAGGtaatgggtagagggaaggtatCAGGTGCACAG GtaatgggtagagggaaggtatCATGTGCACAGGTAATGGGGGAGAAGGCATCAAATCAACAGGTAATGGGAAAGAAGGTTTTAAATCCACAGGTAATGGGGAATAAGTTATCAGAGCAACAGGTAACGGGGAAGGAGGTATCATATTCACAG GGTGTCGGGGTCTGA